In a genomic window of Thalassotalea piscium:
- a CDS encoding cbb3-type cytochrome c oxidase subunit I: MNTLKYQSQAVAKPYFVFALILFVGQILFGLIMGLQYVVGDFLAEAIPFNVARMVHTNLLIVWLLFGFMGAAYYLVPEEAETELYSPKLAIILFWVFAVAGVLTILGYLLVPYSTLAEITLNHLWPTMGREFLEQPTITKLGIVVVCLGFLFNLGMTMLKGRKTAINMIMMTGLIGLAVMFLFSFYNPVNLALDKYFWWFVVHLWVEGVWELIMGAILAFILIKVTGVDREVIEKWLYVIVAMALISGILGTGHHFFWLATPEYWQWVGSIFSALEPLPFFAMVLFAFNMVNRRRREHPNKAATLWALGTAVMAFLGAGVWGFLHTLSPVNFYTHGSQITAAHGHMAFYGAYAMIVMTIISYAMPKIRGIGESNCNKAQVWEMWGFWLMTVAMVFITLFLTGAGVLQVWLQRIPESGEALSFMVTQEKLSIFFWLREVAGVIFLLGLIVYLYSFFVKEKASA, from the coding sequence ATGAATACATTGAAATATCAATCACAAGCGGTTGCAAAGCCTTATTTTGTCTTTGCTCTTATCCTCTTTGTGGGCCAAATACTCTTTGGTTTAATAATGGGGTTACAATACGTTGTTGGTGATTTTTTAGCTGAGGCTATTCCATTTAACGTAGCACGTATGGTTCACACAAATTTACTTATTGTGTGGTTACTGTTTGGCTTTATGGGGGCTGCTTATTATTTAGTACCCGAAGAAGCTGAAACCGAGCTCTATAGCCCTAAGCTAGCTATTATCCTTTTTTGGGTATTTGCAGTGGCGGGTGTGTTAACTATTTTAGGTTATCTTCTTGTACCTTATTCTACGCTAGCAGAAATTACCCTTAACCATTTATGGCCAACTATGGGACGAGAGTTTCTTGAGCAACCCACGATAACCAAACTCGGGATAGTCGTTGTTTGTTTAGGTTTCTTATTTAACCTTGGCATGACCATGTTAAAAGGACGTAAAACTGCAATTAACATGATCATGATGACCGGTTTAATCGGCCTTGCTGTTATGTTCTTATTCTCATTTTATAATCCAGTAAACTTAGCACTTGATAAATACTTCTGGTGGTTTGTTGTTCATTTATGGGTTGAAGGTGTTTGGGAACTTATCATGGGTGCTATTCTTGCCTTTATTTTGATAAAGGTAACGGGTGTTGACCGTGAAGTGATTGAAAAGTGGCTGTATGTGATTGTTGCAATGGCATTAATCAGTGGTATTTTAGGTACTGGCCATCATTTCTTTTGGTTAGCTACGCCTGAGTACTGGCAGTGGGTTGGTTCAATATTCTCAGCGTTAGAACCTTTACCTTTCTTTGCTATGGTATTATTTGCCTTTAACATGGTTAACAGACGTCGTAGAGAGCATCCAAATAAAGCGGCAACGCTTTGGGCTTTAGGCACAGCTGTTATGGCCTTCTTAGGTGCAGGTGTTTGGGGGTTCTTACATACCTTATCTCCTGTAAACTTCTATACTCATGGCTCACAAATAACCGCTGCTCATGGTCATATGGCCTTTTACGGTGCTTATGCAATGATTGTTATGACAATTATTTCTTATGCGATGCCTAAAATTAGAGGTATTGGTGAGAGTAACTGTAATAAAGCACAAGTATGGGAAATGTGGGGCTTTTGGTTAATGACGGTTGCAATGGTATTTATTACCTTGTTCTTAACTGGAGCAGGCGTATTACAAGTATGGTTACAACGTATACCTGAATCAGGGGAAGCATTAAGCTTTATGGTAACACAAGAGAAACTTTCTATTTTCTTCTGGTTACGTGAAGTCGCTGGTGTTATTTTCTTACTTGGTTTAATTGTTTATTTGTATAGCTTCTTTGTTAAAGAAAAAGCTAGCGCATAA
- a CDS encoding c-type cytochrome, translating to MSEKFTKGMARNIYYGGSMFFILIFLGLTFHTTKEMPKRDHRHNITESVERGKHLWEQNNCIGCHSLIGEGAYFAPELANVYNRRGGEAGFKSFLNGWMNAQPLNIPGRRQMPNFHLTDEEINDLAEFLKWTSEMDVNGWPPNIEG from the coding sequence ATGTCAGAAAAATTTACAAAAGGTATGGCTCGGAATATTTACTATGGGGGAAGCATGTTCTTCATATTAATATTTTTGGGTTTAACCTTTCATACAACCAAAGAGATGCCCAAACGGGACCATCGACATAATATTACTGAGTCTGTAGAGCGTGGAAAACACCTCTGGGAGCAGAATAACTGTATCGGTTGTCATTCATTAATTGGTGAAGGGGCTTACTTCGCGCCTGAACTTGCTAATGTTTATAATCGTCGAGGTGGTGAAGCAGGATTTAAATCATTTTTAAATGGTTGGATGAATGCGCAGCCATTAAATATTCCAGGTCGTCGTCAAATGCCTAATTTCCATTTAACTGATGAAGAAATTAATGATTTAGCTGAGTTTTTGAAGTGGACTTCAGAAATGGATGTTAATGGCTGGCCACCGAACATTGAGGGTTAA
- a CDS encoding cytochrome C oxidase subunit IV family protein, producing MSKVQATISWLLLIILTVVSVYLSKVMETSTLFIVLIFAIVFVKGQQITDIFMELKHAPTKWRMLLLGYVLIVPLIIGFIYII from the coding sequence ATGAGTAAAGTACAAGCAACAATCAGTTGGTTATTACTAATTATACTAACAGTAGTATCTGTATACTTGAGTAAAGTGATGGAGACTTCTACACTGTTTATTGTATTAATTTTTGCAATAGTTTTTGTTAAAGGTCAGCAGATTACTGATATTTTTATGGAGTTGAAGCATGCTCCTACAAAATGGCGTATGCTGTTATTAGGCTATGTATTAATTGTGCCACTAATTATAGGCTTTATTTACATAATTTAG
- a CDS encoding cytochrome c oxidase subunit 3 family protein: protein MWLVFISMNSNQLNFTQISLSEKKLPGDLAMWIFILVELTAFALFFIGFAVTEQFNQQIFTEGKAKLHTVSGVINTIALITSSLFVAFSVNALHRNKMKQVAIHLCFALIFAFVYLFVKGWEYQSLFSIGIDIETNTFFTLYFLITAFHFLHVVLGMVILGFMLVRTFKNAYQNNYSGFESGACYWHMVDMLWIILFPLIYVI from the coding sequence ATGTGGCTAGTATTTATTTCGATGAACAGTAATCAATTAAACTTTACTCAGATAAGCCTAAGTGAAAAAAAACTACCTGGTGATCTTGCCATGTGGATTTTTATTTTAGTTGAATTAACTGCATTTGCCTTGTTTTTTATCGGCTTTGCGGTGACAGAGCAGTTTAATCAACAAATTTTTACTGAAGGTAAAGCAAAACTTCATACGGTAAGTGGTGTAATAAATACTATTGCATTAATTACTAGTAGCTTGTTTGTTGCATTTTCGGTTAATGCATTACACCGTAATAAAATGAAGCAAGTCGCTATTCATTTATGTTTTGCTTTAATCTTTGCGTTTGTTTATTTATTTGTAAAAGGATGGGAATATCAATCACTCTTTTCTATAGGTATTGATATTGAAACCAACACCTTTTTTACCCTTTACTTTTTAATTACTGCTTTTCATTTCTTACATGTTGTTTTAGGTATGGTTATTTTAGGGTTTATGTTGGTTAGAACATTCAAAAATGCTTACCAAAATAATTACTCGGGTTTTGAATCAGGCGCATGTTACTGGCACATGGTTGATATGCTTTGGATTATATTATTCCCATTAATTTATGTTATTTAA
- a CDS encoding CbbQ/NirQ/NorQ/GpvN family protein — translation MTTVNLKSSNDTQNELFYQQQSNEVSLFEYAYSHQLPVLIKGPTGCGKTRFIAHMAQKLNKPLYTVACHDDLTAADLVGRHLIGPNGTYWQDGPLTKAVREGGICYLDEVVEARKDTTVVLHPLADDRRVLPLERTGELIEAAPGFMLVVSYNPGYQNLLKGMKPSTRQRFVALRFDYPTAELEQEIIIKETGADPHIAFKLVELAQALRRLEQSDLDEVASTRLLIYAAKMMSSGMNPMDVCRCCLAEPLTDDPDTIKALMDVASIYFDEQ, via the coding sequence ATGACAACTGTAAATTTAAAATCTTCAAACGACACTCAAAATGAGTTGTTTTATCAGCAACAAAGTAACGAAGTATCTTTATTCGAGTATGCTTATTCTCATCAGTTACCGGTATTAATTAAAGGCCCAACGGGTTGTGGTAAAACGCGCTTTATTGCTCATATGGCACAAAAACTCAATAAGCCACTTTATACTGTTGCATGCCATGATGATTTAACCGCTGCCGACCTAGTAGGGCGACATTTGATAGGTCCTAATGGCACTTATTGGCAAGACGGCCCTCTAACTAAAGCGGTTAGAGAAGGGGGAATTTGTTATTTAGATGAAGTCGTAGAAGCACGTAAGGATACTACTGTTGTTTTGCACCCGCTGGCCGACGATCGCAGAGTGTTACCTTTAGAAAGAACGGGTGAGCTTATTGAAGCGGCACCTGGCTTTATGCTTGTTGTGTCCTATAATCCCGGTTATCAAAACTTATTAAAAGGCATGAAGCCAAGTACCCGTCAACGCTTTGTTGCTTTAAGGTTTGATTACCCTACAGCTGAACTTGAACAAGAAATTATTATAAAAGAAACGGGTGCTGATCCTCATATTGCCTTTAAACTCGTTGAATTAGCGCAAGCGCTAAGGCGTTTAGAGCAAAGCGATTTAGATGAAGTAGCTTCTACGCGTTTATTAATTTATGCAGCAAAAATGATGTCTAGTGGTATGAACCCTATGGATGTATGTCGTTGCTGTTTAGCTGAACCTTTAACGGACGATCCAGATACCATTAAAGCATTAATGGATGTGGCTAGTATTTATTTCGATGAACAGTAA
- a CDS encoding cupredoxin domain-containing protein produces the protein MKFKIFLVMALFHFNIGAIAKEVTVDIFKKEFIPANITVDVGDTVIWKNIEKRQYHNVWFKQLTEEEPDYFFPGETFQVTFSEPGIYNYLCGPHPQMTGTVTVVVP, from the coding sequence ATGAAGTTTAAAATTTTTTTGGTAATGGCATTATTTCATTTTAATATTGGCGCGATCGCCAAGGAAGTGACTGTTGATATTTTCAAAAAAGAATTTATTCCCGCAAATATTACCGTTGATGTCGGGGATACTGTAATTTGGAAAAATATCGAAAAACGACAATATCATAACGTTTGGTTCAAGCAATTAACTGAAGAAGAGCCTGATTATTTTTTCCCGGGAGAAACCTTTCAGGTCACATTTTCTGAACCAGGTATTTATAATTATCTTTGTGGTCCTCATCCCCAAATGACAGGAACAGTAACTGTGGTCGTTCCATAG